From the genome of Lotus japonicus ecotype B-129 chromosome 6, LjGifu_v1.2, one region includes:
- the LOC130724463 gene encoding uncharacterized protein LOC130724463 has protein sequence MDSGSEIYNSDVSLNLTKYGNHANKAELVDPQDLMSQFSEAEPSDAAGGAYIGLGVDGNNVLGDEVVNLDGQEGRDEGLNIADADSVSMIAHKKRVTADPVSGGAGTSNVKILKQIKQEKNA, from the exons ATGGACTCTGGATCTGAGATTTATAACTCTGATGTTTCTTTGAATCTGACCAAGTATGGCAATCATGCTAATAAGGCTGAGTTGGTTGATCCTCAG GATCTTATGAGTCAATTCTCTGAAGCTGAGCCTTCTGATGCAGCTGGTGGAGCTTACATTGGGCTAGGTGTTGATGGTAACAATGTTTTAGGGGATGAGGTTGTCAATTTGGATGGTCAGGAAGGTCGTGACGAAGGTCTCAACATTGCTGATGCGGATTCTGTTTCAATGATTGCTCATAAGAAAAGGGTTACTGCTGATCCTGTGAGCGGTGGTGCTGGAACTAGCAACGTGAAGATTCTCAAGCAAATCAAGCAGGAGAAGAATGCCTGA
- the LOC130723208 gene encoding uncharacterized protein LOC130723208 isoform X5 codes for MKHYMRLNKKTQNKERNDPKNTIKLESSVDHVFLSFFLAESDIESSLLSLSLKESSANRRSSSAYLNRRSSAAHANPGSSVKPRSVRPPSKKVPPPGSAVKPCASTVSVRPSRPPFRVLTPGSAVKPCSVSVRPSFRVCGRLPRNFPPPDILCTLTILHALVI; via the exons atgaaacactacatgagactcaacaaaaagactcaaaacaaagaaagaaatgaccctaaaaacactattAAACTAGAGTCATCAGTTGATCatgtttttttatcttttttcctTGCAGAGTCTGACATTGAGTCCAGCTTGTTATCCCTGTCCCTGAAAG AATCTTCTGCCAACCGTCGCTCCTCTTCTGCTTATCTTAACCGTCGCTCCTCTGCTGCTCATGCCAACCCTG GGTCTTCTGTGAAGCCCCGCTCTGTGAGGCCACCATCAAAGAAAGTACCACCTCCAG GGTCTGCTGTGAAACCCTGCGCTTCTACTGTATCTGTGAGGCCTTCGAGGCCTCCATTTCGGGTCCTTACTCCAG GGTCTGCTGTGAAACCCTGCTCTGTGTCTGTGAGGCCCTCATTTCGGGTGTGTGGGCGTCTAccaaggaattttcctcctccagATATTCTATGCACTTTAACTATTCTTCATGCTTTGGTTATATGA
- the LOC130723208 gene encoding uncharacterized protein LOC130723208 isoform X2, which yields MAGSSFKQESDIESSLLSLSLKESSANRRSSSTYVNRRSSAAHANPVSPMKPRSVRPPPKKVPPPESDIESSLLSLSLKESDIESSLLSLSLKESSANRRSSSAYLNRRSSAAHANPGSSVKPRSVRPPSKKVPPPGSAVKPCASTVSVRPSRPPFRVLTPAHCTKGTCTSSSISTSWPLSCRWAVHLALSESCC from the exons ATGGCCGGATCTTCTTTCAAACAAG AGTCTGACATTGAGTCCAGCTTGTTATCCCTGTCCCTGAAAG AATCTTCTGCCAACCGTCGCTCCTCTTCTACTTATGTTAACCGTCGCTCCTCTGCTGCTCATGCCAACCCTG TGTCTCCTATGAAGCCCCGCTCTGTGAGGCCACCACCAAAGAAAGTACCACCTCCAG AGTCTGACATTGAGTCCAGCTTGTTATCCCTGTCCCTGAAAG AGTCTGACATTGAGTCCAGCTTGTTATCCCTGTCCCTGAAAG AATCTTCTGCCAACCGTCGCTCCTCTTCTGCTTATCTTAACCGTCGCTCCTCTGCTGCTCATGCCAACCCTG GGTCTTCTGTGAAGCCCCGCTCTGTGAGGCCACCATCAAAGAAAGTACCACCTCCAG GGTCTGCTGTGAAACCCTGCGCTTCTACTGTATCTGTGAGGCCTTCGAGGCCTCCATTTCGGGTCCTTACTCCAG CACATTGTACCAAAGGCACCTGCACCAGCTCCTCCATCTCCACCTCATGGCCCCTTTCATGCCGATGGGCAGTGCATTTGGCACTGTCCGAATCCTGCTGCTGA
- the LOC130723208 gene encoding uncharacterized protein LOC130723208 isoform X1: MAGSSFKQESDIESSLLSLSLKESSANRRSSSTYVNRRSSAAHANPVSPMKPRSVRPPPKKVPPPESDIESSLLSLSLKESDIESSLLSLSLKESSANRRSSSAYLNRRSSAAHANPGSSVKPRSVRPPSKKVPPPGSAVKPCASTVSVRPSRPPFRVLTPGSAVKPCSVSVRPSFRVCGRLPRNFPPPDILCTLTILHALVI; the protein is encoded by the exons ATGGCCGGATCTTCTTTCAAACAAG AGTCTGACATTGAGTCCAGCTTGTTATCCCTGTCCCTGAAAG AATCTTCTGCCAACCGTCGCTCCTCTTCTACTTATGTTAACCGTCGCTCCTCTGCTGCTCATGCCAACCCTG TGTCTCCTATGAAGCCCCGCTCTGTGAGGCCACCACCAAAGAAAGTACCACCTCCAG AGTCTGACATTGAGTCCAGCTTGTTATCCCTGTCCCTGAAAG AGTCTGACATTGAGTCCAGCTTGTTATCCCTGTCCCTGAAAG AATCTTCTGCCAACCGTCGCTCCTCTTCTGCTTATCTTAACCGTCGCTCCTCTGCTGCTCATGCCAACCCTG GGTCTTCTGTGAAGCCCCGCTCTGTGAGGCCACCATCAAAGAAAGTACCACCTCCAG GGTCTGCTGTGAAACCCTGCGCTTCTACTGTATCTGTGAGGCCTTCGAGGCCTCCATTTCGGGTCCTTACTCCAG GGTCTGCTGTGAAACCCTGCTCTGTGTCTGTGAGGCCCTCATTTCGGGTGTGTGGGCGTCTAccaaggaattttcctcctccagATATTCTATGCACTTTAACTATTCTTCATGCTTTGGTTATATGA
- the LOC130725509 gene encoding replication protein A 70 kDa DNA-binding subunit B-like, producing the protein MAGNYVRVCDLDASKEDWCILARVVRLWNVISTERGSPVSAIEMILVDEAGTQIQAAVRKKYVKKFDRILREGPVYSLRNFTVADNVGDHRTTSHQFKIIIQGETVAVIKPDNLVPVFPLTFASFEDIVGGRLDTAYLVDVMGLITGLGTERQYVTNGTRTKMNVIELENSGIKLNCALWGRYNDQLNQFLQAGDTETAVVAIFGVKIKEFQGRKGLQNALHCTKLLFNPTFQEAIDFKEGMLRNLTSPSQGISRINDTHDISYVVEATIKHVIDMDDWWYNACNACNKAVYPDSVAYYCGDCDRRVVNVKPRYRIKVRVIDDTDSTTFVIFDRPAAGYFNRTCSEMIEMFEKHGGELVCPRDISDLVDKKFLFKMDMRNLTVGRFEPSYKVQ; encoded by the exons ATGGCAGGAAACTATGTCCGAGTTTGCGATCTTGATGCTTCCAAAGAGGATTGGTGCATATTGGCTAGAGTTGTTCGTCTGTGGAATGTGATCTCAACTGAGAGAGGGAGTCCAGTTTCAGCCATTGAGATGATTCTGGTTGATGAAGCT GGTACTCAAATCCAGGCTGCTGTCAGGAAGAAGTATGTGAAGAAGTTTGATCGTATACTTAGGGAGGGTCCTGTTTACTCTCTCAGAAATTTCACAGTTGCTGATAATGTTGGGGATCATCGGACTACTTCCCATCAGTTTAAGATTATTATTCAGGGTGAAACTGTTGCAGTTATAAAGCCTGATAATTTGGTtcctgttttccccttaacatTTGCCAGCTTCGAAGACATTGTTGGGGGTCGTCTTGACACTGCATATTTAGTAG ATGTTATGGGACTTATCACTGGACTTGGAACTGAGCGTCAATACGTAACTAATGGAACCAGGACAAAGATgaatgttatcgagctggaaaATTCTGG GATCAAGCTGAACTGTGCTCTTTGGGGTCGTTACAATGACCAACTGAATCAATTCCTCCAAGCTGGTGACACTGAAACTGCTGTTGTTGCTATCTTTGGTGTCAAGATCAAAGAGTTCCAAG GTCGGAAGGGATTGCAGAATGCTCTGCACTGCACTAAGTTGCTCTTTAACCCTACCTTTCAAGAAGCTATTGATTTTAAGGAGGGCATGTTGAGGAACTTAACCTCACCTTCACAAGGAATTTCACGCATCAATGACACTCAT GACATCTCTTATGTTGTTGAGGCCACTATTAAGCATGTTATTGATATGGACGATTGGTGGTACAATGCATGCAATGCCTGTAACAAAGCGGTGTATCCTGATTCTGTGGCCTACTATTGTGGAGACTGTGATCGTCGGGTTGTGAATGTGAAACCTAG GTATCGAATTAAGGTTCGAGTTATTGATGACACAGACTCGACTACCTTTGTGATTTTTGATCGTCCTGCTGCTGGATATTTCAATCGTACCTGTTCAGAAATGATAGAGATGTTTGAGAAG CATGGTGGTGAGCTGGTTTGCCCAAGGGATATATCTGACTTGGTTGATAAGAAGTTCCTATTTAAGATGGACATGAGGAACTTGACTGTTGGCAGATTTGAGCCTTCATATAAG GTTCAGTGA
- the LOC130723208 gene encoding proline-rich receptor-like protein kinase PERK9 isoform X3, whose product MAGSSFKQESDIESSLLSLSLKESSANRRSSSTYVNRRSSAAHANPVSPMKPRSVRPPPKKVPPPESDIESSLLSLSLKESSANRRSSSAYLNRRSSAAHANPGSSVKPRSVRPPSKKVPPPGSAVKPCASTVSVRPSRPPFRVLTPGSAVKPCSVSVRPSFRVCGRLPRNFPPPDILCTLTILHALVI is encoded by the exons ATGGCCGGATCTTCTTTCAAACAAG AGTCTGACATTGAGTCCAGCTTGTTATCCCTGTCCCTGAAAG AATCTTCTGCCAACCGTCGCTCCTCTTCTACTTATGTTAACCGTCGCTCCTCTGCTGCTCATGCCAACCCTG TGTCTCCTATGAAGCCCCGCTCTGTGAGGCCACCACCAAAGAAAGTACCACCTCCAG AGTCTGACATTGAGTCCAGCTTGTTATCCCTGTCCCTGAAAG AATCTTCTGCCAACCGTCGCTCCTCTTCTGCTTATCTTAACCGTCGCTCCTCTGCTGCTCATGCCAACCCTG GGTCTTCTGTGAAGCCCCGCTCTGTGAGGCCACCATCAAAGAAAGTACCACCTCCAG GGTCTGCTGTGAAACCCTGCGCTTCTACTGTATCTGTGAGGCCTTCGAGGCCTCCATTTCGGGTCCTTACTCCAG GGTCTGCTGTGAAACCCTGCTCTGTGTCTGTGAGGCCCTCATTTCGGGTGTGTGGGCGTCTAccaaggaattttcctcctccagATATTCTATGCACTTTAACTATTCTTCATGCTTTGGTTATATGA
- the LOC130722821 gene encoding protein NUCLEAR FUSION DEFECTIVE 4-like yields MLTLKGGSRPPWVGLGAAVWVQIASGNTFTFALYSHSLKSVLGFNQRQLSLLGVANDLGENFGILPGLACNKFPPWLLLCVGSLTSFLGYGVLYLALTKTVSIPYFVLWLALVIAANNTAWLTTAVLVTNMRNFPVSRGKVSGILKGYGGLSAAVFTEIYSIVLHNDSPNFLLLLAVGIPVICLSMMFLVRACTPASDEDSVASGQFIFIQVSSVVLGLYLLATTIFGNALQLSDTVSSILVAVMILLLMAPISVPLKMTLFPKKASTDSSEQLLGSSESLSRDKDDKTEPLLASSSAGALGSFNDEDDSSEVAMLLAIGEGAVKQKKRRPKRGEDFKFTEAVVKADFWLLFFVYFVGVGTGVTVLNNLAQIGIAQGEEDTTILLSIFSFCNFVGRLGGGVVSEHFVRTKTLPRTAWLTCTQIVMLIMYVLFAFAVKGALYPAVAFLGICYGVQVSVMIPTVSELFGLKHFGVLGSVMSIGNPLGAFLFSALLAGYIYDSEAAKQHGINLIASGAACVGANCFKLTFLILAGVCGAGIILSIILTLRIKPVYQMLYAGGSFKLPQRS; encoded by the exons ATGTTGACACTGAAGGGAGGAAGCAGGCCACCGTGGGTAGGTCTAGGAGCAGCGGTGTGGGTTCAGATTGCTTCCGGCAACACCTTCACTTTCGCTCTCTACTCTCACTCTCTCAAATCCGTTCTCGGTTTCAACCAGCGCCAGCTCTCTCTCCTCGGCGTCGCCAACGATCTCGGCGAGAATTTTGGCATCCTCCCTGGTCTCGCCTGCAACAAGTTCCCGCCCTGGCTCCTCCTCTGTGTCGGTTCTCTTACCTCTTTCCTCGGTTATGGTGTTCTCTACCTCGCTCTCACCAAAACCGTTTCCATCCCTTACTTCGTG TTATGGTTGGCTCTGGTTATTGCTGCAAACAACACTGCGTGGTTAACCACTGCTGTTCTTGTAACCAACATGAGAAACTTCCCTGTTAGTAGAGGCAAAGTTTCAGGAATCCTGAAAGGTTATGGGGGGCTCAGCGCTGCAGTTTTTACTGAAATTTACAGCATCGTGCTTCATAATGATTCTCCTAACTTCCTGTTGTTGCTTGCCGTTGGTATTCCTGTTATTTGCTTAAGTATGATGTTTCTTGTTAGGGCTTGTACTCCAGCTTCTGATGAAGACTCTGTAGCTAGTGGCCAATTTATATTTATCCAAGTTTCTAGCGTGGTCTTGGGGTTGTATCTTCTAGCAACCACAATATTTGGCAATGCTCTTCAATTAAGTGACACTGTTTCCTCTATTTTGGTGGCTGTAATGATTCTTCTTCTCATGGCTCCAATTTCTGTCCCCCTGAAGATGACTCTGTTTCCTAAGAAAGCTAGTACTGACTCATCTGAGCAACTACTTGGATCTTCTGAGTCTCTTAGTCGAGACAAAGATGACAAAACAGAACCACTGCTAGCATCTTCATCAGCAGGAGCCCTTGGAAGTTTTAATGATGAGGATGATTCATCTGAGGTAGCTATGCTTCTTGCTATAGGTGAGGGAGCAGTAAAGCAGAAGAAGAGAAGGCCTAAACGTGGGGAAGATTTTAAGTTCACCGAGGCTGTAGTAAAGGCTGATTTCTGGCttctattttttgtttattttgttgGTGTTGGCACTGGGGTCACTGTTCTCAATAATCTAGCTCAAATAGGTATTGCACAAGGCGAGGAAGATACCACTATATTACTGTCAATTTTCAGTTTTTGCAATTTTGTGGGTCGGCTTGGTGGAGGAGTTGTTTCAGAACATTTTGTCAG GACAAAAACACTCCCAAGGACAGCCTGGTTGACATGCACACAAATAGTTATGCTCATCATGTATGTTCTGTTTGCCTTTGCTGTCAAAGGAGCCCTTTATCCTGCAGTTGCATTCCTTGGTATCTGCTATGGTGTGCAAGTTTCTGTGATGATCCCCACCGTTTCCGAGCTTTTTGGTTTGAAGCACTTTGGTGTGTTGGGCAGCGTCATGTCCATCGGTAATCCACTTGGTGCGTTCCTTTTCTCAGCTCTGCTAGCAGGTTATATATATGATAGTGAGGCTGCAAAGCAGCATGGTATTAACCTTATAGCTTCTGGTGCTGCCTGCGTGGGTGCAAACTGCTTTAAGCTGACCTTTTTGATTCTTGCTGGTGTTTGTGGCGCTGGCATCATCTTGAGCATTATTCTGACACTGAGAATTAAGCCAGTTTACCAGATGCTTTATGCCGGAGGTTCTTTCAAGCTGCCTCAAAGATCTTGA
- the LOC130723208 gene encoding uncharacterized protein LOC130723208 isoform X6, producing the protein MAGSSFKQESDIESSLLSLSLKESDIESSLLSLSLKESDIESSLLSLSLKESSANRRSSSAYLNRRSSAAHANPGSSVKPRSVRPPSKKVPPPGSAVKPCASTVSVRPSRPPFRVLTPGSAVKPCSVSVRPSFRVCGRLPRNFPPPDILCTLTILHALVI; encoded by the exons ATGGCCGGATCTTCTTTCAAACAAG AGTCTGACATTGAGTCCAGCTTGTTATCCCTGTCCCTGAAAG AGTCTGACATTGAGTCCAGCTTGTTATCCCTGTCCCTGAAAG AGTCTGACATTGAGTCCAGCTTGTTATCCCTGTCCCTGAAAG AATCTTCTGCCAACCGTCGCTCCTCTTCTGCTTATCTTAACCGTCGCTCCTCTGCTGCTCATGCCAACCCTG GGTCTTCTGTGAAGCCCCGCTCTGTGAGGCCACCATCAAAGAAAGTACCACCTCCAG GGTCTGCTGTGAAACCCTGCGCTTCTACTGTATCTGTGAGGCCTTCGAGGCCTCCATTTCGGGTCCTTACTCCAG GGTCTGCTGTGAAACCCTGCTCTGTGTCTGTGAGGCCCTCATTTCGGGTGTGTGGGCGTCTAccaaggaattttcctcctccagATATTCTATGCACTTTAACTATTCTTCATGCTTTGGTTATATGA
- the LOC130723208 gene encoding uncharacterized protein LOC130723208 isoform X4, translating into MAGSSFKQESDIESSLLSLSLKESSANRRSSSTYVNRRSSAAHANPVSPMKPRSVRPPPKKVPPPESDIESSLLSLSLKESDIESSLLSLSLKESSANRRSSSAYLNRRSSAAHANPGSSVKPRSVRPPSKKVPPPGSAVKPCASTVSVRPSRPPFRVLTPGALWHPQLILLIGLAV; encoded by the exons ATGGCCGGATCTTCTTTCAAACAAG AGTCTGACATTGAGTCCAGCTTGTTATCCCTGTCCCTGAAAG AATCTTCTGCCAACCGTCGCTCCTCTTCTACTTATGTTAACCGTCGCTCCTCTGCTGCTCATGCCAACCCTG TGTCTCCTATGAAGCCCCGCTCTGTGAGGCCACCACCAAAGAAAGTACCACCTCCAG AGTCTGACATTGAGTCCAGCTTGTTATCCCTGTCCCTGAAAG AGTCTGACATTGAGTCCAGCTTGTTATCCCTGTCCCTGAAAG AATCTTCTGCCAACCGTCGCTCCTCTTCTGCTTATCTTAACCGTCGCTCCTCTGCTGCTCATGCCAACCCTG GGTCTTCTGTGAAGCCCCGCTCTGTGAGGCCACCATCAAAGAAAGTACCACCTCCAG GGTCTGCTGTGAAACCCTGCGCTTCTACTGTATCTGTGAGGCCTTCGAGGCCTCCATTTCGGGTCCTTACTCCAG GAGCATTATGGCATCCCCAGCTGATCTTATTGATTGGGCTCGCGGTGTAG
- the LOC130726490 gene encoding uncharacterized protein LOC130726490, whose amino-acid sequence MDWFSWLSRTSLDPSLVYEYGLAFARNELQLEDAIHFNHEFLQSMGVSIAKHRLEILKLAKKEDEAAAMATSTKNLSGVIKKCLRKCLSKLVFREEEVKDTPLPPEPNWYQGKWRRALVTKHGTEELRGERGMQRSRTIAMSGPLDGRMHEKMMISNNKFLKLSGPLDGKMHERMVNRSPVRTTSDHGRFMSTAKSPRLSGPLDATARAALVSNRSPRLMMPSDEWVDSPMGYNSPYNNKIRGDSDYDENALWRTLFEDLKPT is encoded by the coding sequence ATGGACTGGTTCTCCTGGTTATCCAGGACCAGCTTAGACCCTTCACTAGTCTATGAGTATGGTCTCGCTTTCGCCCGCAACGAGCTCCAGTTGGAAGATGCCATCCACTTCAACCATGAGTTTCTTCAGAGCATGGGTGTTTCAATTGCCAAACACAGGCTAGAAATTCTCAAGCTTGCCAAGAAGGAAGATGAGGCAGCAGCAATGGCAACAAGCACCAAAAACCTTTCTGGGGTGATCAAGAAGTGTTTAAGAAAATGCCTCAGCAAGCTTGTTTTCCGTGAAGAAGAAGTAAAGGACACGCCATTGCCACCAGAGCCAAACTGGTACCAAGGGAAATGGAGAAGAGCACTGGTGACAAAACATGGAACAGAGGAACTCAGGGGAGAGAGGGGAATGCAGAGAAGCAGAACCATAGCAATGTCAGGGCCTTTAGATGGAAGAATGCATGAGAAGATGATGATCAGTAATAACAAGTTTTTGAAGTTGTCTGGTCCTCTTGATGGAAAGATGCATGAGAGAATGGTAAATAGAAGTCCTGTAAGAACAACTAGTGATCATGGAAGGTTCATGAGCACTGCAAAGAGTCCAAGATTATCTGGTCCACTTGATGCAACAGCAAGAGCAGCATTGGTTAGCAATAGAAGTCCAAGGCTAATGATGCCTTCAGATGAATGGGTTGATAGCCCAATGGGTTACAACAGTCCCTATAATAACAAGATAAGAGGTGATTCTGATTATGATGAAAATGCACTGTGGAGGACACTGTTTGAAGACCTTAAACCAACTTGA